A region from the Myxococcales bacterium genome encodes:
- a CDS encoding VWA domain-containing protein codes for MEELHMIPSLSAAAMISTHAPQPAVSGVLVSVESLGALPLTAVSATATCAAGIARVVLRQRFENDSALPLEVTYSLPLPAEAAVSGFAFTLGERRVVGEVDRRASARSRYEHALATGHTASLVEEERDTLFTQSLGNVPPHTAIDAEITLDLRLRYLDEGRWELRLPTTVAPRYLSIAGRVPDADKIAQAVADGPLPLRLRLEADIGDTTDGHVECLSHDIVTEARGARAAVQFKAADGVPLDRDVVLRWKAATSDAAATLVCGRPVDDKAAHAKAAGSSYAAIAVTPPLGLSAPTPRDLVLLLDTSGSMHGLPIEQAKRVAFALVSTLSDADTLEMISFSSTPQRWKRGATRMDRRGKETAMAWLSGLHASGGTEMKDAILEALAPVRKDAQRQVVLVTDGLIGFEQEIVRAILEGLPKGSRVHTVGVGTSINRTLTGGAARAGSGVEVIADPFEDPERVAARILPRTSAPLVTNLRASGHGLRRVAPEKLPDVFRGAPLVFAAEFAPEGGTIVIEGDTASGKFRREVAVPKLAAGEGSANAEKLFARELVLDLEMRAAAGHSVDGELEAVGLEHQIATRLTSWIAVTEEKTVDDGGAGPFRKVRMPHELPAGTAAEAFGLRAAAPTQGAFGGMPGGAMSFATGAPPAMDAAAFAPPPAPKGAVRQFLSRALGGGGAESKKMKSAGGPPPPPAAPAPARGAPRLREQSEREKADDDDVRSLVRAPAEAKADAMFDASDAKEESLSESAASAPGQGVRFLRGTIVARVDGRIIVTLTATTTEGAVFASRRDLVWVVLANGERRRARLAVPPPARLEAGESIRLIVELDAESFGVALTQLELEDGAIVVTLDAKR; via the coding sequence ATGGAGGAACTTCACATGATCCCGTCGCTCTCCGCCGCCGCCATGATCTCGACCCACGCTCCGCAACCTGCCGTCTCGGGGGTGCTCGTCTCGGTTGAGAGCCTTGGCGCACTTCCCCTCACCGCCGTGTCGGCCACGGCCACTTGCGCCGCGGGCATTGCCCGCGTCGTCCTTCGCCAACGCTTCGAGAACGACAGCGCGTTGCCGCTCGAGGTGACCTACTCGCTGCCGCTCCCGGCCGAGGCGGCCGTGAGCGGCTTCGCCTTCACGCTCGGCGAGCGCCGCGTCGTCGGTGAAGTCGACCGGCGCGCCTCGGCCCGCTCGCGCTACGAGCATGCCCTCGCGACGGGCCACACGGCGTCGCTCGTTGAAGAGGAGCGCGACACGCTCTTCACGCAGTCGCTCGGCAACGTGCCGCCGCACACGGCCATCGACGCGGAGATCACCCTCGACCTGCGCCTCCGCTACCTCGACGAGGGACGTTGGGAGCTCCGCCTCCCGACGACCGTCGCGCCGCGCTACCTGAGCATCGCGGGCCGCGTGCCCGACGCCGACAAGATCGCCCAAGCGGTCGCCGACGGCCCGCTGCCCTTGCGTCTTCGCCTCGAGGCCGACATCGGCGACACGACCGACGGCCACGTCGAGTGCCTGTCGCACGACATCGTGACGGAGGCGCGCGGCGCTCGCGCGGCGGTCCAGTTCAAGGCCGCCGACGGCGTGCCGCTCGATCGCGACGTCGTGCTTCGCTGGAAGGCCGCGACGTCCGACGCCGCCGCCACGCTCGTCTGCGGTCGTCCCGTTGACGACAAGGCCGCCCACGCGAAAGCCGCCGGCTCGAGCTATGCGGCCATCGCCGTCACGCCGCCGCTCGGGCTGAGCGCCCCCACGCCACGCGATCTCGTGCTCCTCCTCGACACGAGCGGCTCGATGCACGGCTTGCCCATCGAGCAGGCAAAACGCGTCGCTTTCGCGCTCGTCTCGACGCTGAGCGACGCCGACACGCTTGAGATGATCTCGTTTTCGAGCACGCCCCAGCGATGGAAGCGCGGCGCGACGCGCATGGACCGGCGCGGGAAGGAGACGGCCATGGCCTGGCTCTCGGGGCTCCACGCTTCCGGCGGCACCGAGATGAAGGACGCGATCCTCGAGGCCCTCGCGCCGGTGCGCAAGGACGCGCAGCGCCAAGTGGTCCTCGTGACCGACGGTCTCATCGGCTTCGAACAAGAGATCGTCCGCGCCATCTTGGAGGGCCTCCCGAAGGGCAGCCGCGTGCACACCGTCGGCGTCGGCACGTCGATCAACCGCACACTCACGGGCGGCGCAGCGCGCGCCGGCTCCGGCGTCGAGGTGATCGCCGATCCGTTCGAGGATCCGGAGCGCGTCGCCGCGCGCATCTTGCCGCGCACCAGCGCGCCGCTCGTCACCAACTTGCGCGCGTCGGGCCACGGCCTTCGGCGCGTTGCACCGGAGAAGCTCCCCGACGTCTTCCGCGGAGCGCCCCTCGTCTTCGCGGCAGAGTTCGCGCCGGAAGGTGGGACGATCGTCATCGAAGGCGACACGGCGAGCGGGAAGTTTCGCCGCGAGGTCGCCGTACCGAAGCTCGCCGCAGGCGAAGGTTCGGCGAACGCGGAGAAGCTCTTCGCACGAGAGCTGGTCCTTGATCTCGAGATGCGCGCAGCGGCGGGTCATTCGGTCGACGGCGAGCTCGAGGCGGTAGGCCTCGAACACCAAATCGCGACGCGGCTCACGTCGTGGATCGCCGTCACCGAGGAGAAGACGGTTGACGACGGCGGCGCAGGCCCGTTCCGCAAGGTTCGCATGCCGCACGAGCTGCCGGCGGGTACGGCGGCGGAGGCCTTCGGCCTACGAGCAGCGGCGCCCACGCAGGGTGCTTTCGGTGGCATGCCCGGCGGCGCGATGAGCTTTGCTACGGGCGCCCCCCCCGCGATGGACGCGGCCGCGTTTGCGCCGCCGCCAGCTCCGAAGGGCGCGGTGCGGCAGTTCTTGTCGCGAGCCCTTGGTGGCGGCGGCGCGGAGTCGAAGAAGATGAAGAGCGCCGGCGGACCGCCTCCGCCGCCCGCGGCTCCCGCACCGGCTCGCGGCGCGCCTCGCTTGCGCGAACAATCGGAGCGCGAGAAGGCCGACGACGATGACGTGCGGAGCCTCGTCCGGGCGCCGGCCGAAGCAAAGGCCGACGCGATGTTCGACGCGAGCGACGCGAAGGAGGAGAGCTTGTCCGAGAGCGCCGCTAGCGCCCCCGGCCAAGGGGTCAGGTTCCTCCGCGGCACCATCGTCGCGCGCGTCGACGGCCGCATCATCGTGACCCTCACCGCTACGACGACGGAGGGCGCGGTGTTCGCGTCGAGGCGCGACCTCGTCTGGGTCGTCCTCGCGAACGGTGAACGGCGCCGCGCGCGGCTCGCCGTCCCGCCGCCCGCGAGACTCGAGGCCGGGGAGTCAATCAGGCTCATCGTGGAGCTCGATGCTGAGTCCTTCGGTGTGGCCCTCACGCAGCTCGAGCTCGAAGACGGCGCGATCGTCGTGACGTTGGACGCGAAACGGTAA
- the gloA gene encoding lactoylglutathione lyase: MRILHTMLRVGELERSLRFYTEVLGMRLLRKHDYPEGKFTLAFVGYEDEATSAVLELTHNWETKSYELGTGFGHVAVEVEDAAVACERVTELGGKVTRPAGPMKHGTTVIAFVEDPDGYKIEFIQRKR, encoded by the coding sequence ATGCGAATCCTCCATACGATGCTCCGAGTCGGCGAGCTTGAGCGCTCGCTCCGGTTTTACACCGAGGTGCTCGGCATGCGCCTCCTCAGAAAGCACGACTACCCGGAGGGGAAGTTCACCCTCGCCTTCGTCGGTTACGAGGACGAAGCGACCTCGGCGGTGCTCGAGCTCACGCACAACTGGGAGACGAAGTCCTACGAGCTGGGGACCGGCTTCGGCCACGTCGCCGTGGAGGTGGAGGACGCTGCGGTGGCCTGCGAGCGCGTCACCGAGCTAGGCGGCAAAGTCACCCGCCCCGCGGGCCCGATGAAGCACGGCACCACGGTCATCGCCTTCGTGGAGGATCCCGACGGCTACAAGATCGAGTTCATTCAGCGGAAGCGCTGA
- a CDS encoding alpha/beta fold hydrolase produces MAPIQTNAIQPSAGPTNEGSANEDRAGGSRIENAARTGVRDVPGEGERDEAVLIAARDGFPLAATLHRAKRSGHETDGRRVVVVAPATGVARTFYRRFARFMAGRGFDVVTFDYRGIGGSRIGSLRGFRATMSEWAEQDLAGVLDYAKGALGATELALVGHSFGGQAVGLIPNADLIDKFVGVGAQLGDLRLYPAPARQAYTALMAGLIPVTTGALGFWPMSLVGGEDLPRGVAREWARWCLSPGYYAGDVGSPFRERLATFKAPTRLYSFDDDRYAPAAAVDALAALLSSAPVERCHLQPEDYGGRLGHFSFFRPRFESSLWFDVVRFLETDSARSRGEVSLDEYMFNRALRAS; encoded by the coding sequence ATGGCGCCGATCCAAACGAACGCGATCCAACCAAGCGCGGGCCCGACGAACGAGGGCTCCGCGAACGAAGACCGCGCGGGCGGGAGCCGCATCGAAAACGCGGCGCGAACGGGCGTGCGAGACGTGCCGGGAGAAGGAGAACGAGACGAGGCCGTCCTGATCGCGGCGCGCGACGGCTTTCCGCTCGCAGCGACGTTGCACCGCGCGAAGCGCAGCGGGCACGAGACCGACGGCCGGCGCGTCGTTGTTGTGGCGCCCGCCACCGGTGTGGCGCGGACCTTCTACCGGCGCTTCGCGCGCTTCATGGCGGGTCGTGGCTTCGACGTGGTCACCTTCGACTATCGCGGCATTGGCGGCTCTCGCATCGGGTCGTTGCGCGGTTTCCGCGCGACGATGAGCGAGTGGGCGGAGCAAGACCTGGCGGGTGTCCTCGACTACGCGAAGGGCGCGCTCGGCGCGACCGAGCTCGCCCTCGTGGGTCACTCCTTCGGCGGGCAGGCCGTGGGGCTCATCCCGAACGCTGATCTCATCGACAAGTTCGTGGGCGTCGGCGCGCAGCTCGGCGACCTTCGCCTTTACCCAGCGCCGGCGCGGCAGGCGTACACGGCGCTCATGGCGGGGCTCATCCCCGTCACCACCGGCGCCTTGGGCTTCTGGCCCATGAGCCTCGTGGGGGGCGAAGACTTGCCGCGAGGCGTCGCGCGCGAATGGGCGCGTTGGTGCCTTTCGCCGGGCTACTACGCTGGCGACGTTGGTAGTCCTTTCCGCGAGCGCCTCGCGACCTTCAAAGCGCCCACGCGTCTCTACAGCTTCGACGACGATCGGTACGCGCCGGCGGCGGCCGTCGACGCGCTCGCGGCCCTCTTGTCCAGCGCGCCGGTGGAGCGATGCCATCTGCAACCGGAAGACTACGGCGGCCGCTTGGGCCACTTCTCGTTCTTTCGCCCGCGCTTCGAGTCGTCGCTGTGGTTTGACGTCGTGCGCTTCCTCGAGACCGACTCCGCCCGTTCCCGCGGTGAGGTGTCCCTGGACGAGTACATGTTCAATCGCGCGCTGCGCGCGTCTTGA
- a CDS encoding cytochrome c translates to MRKILRALVAVVLLVVVGIVGFVVYVSLTYERDFSGVPLPALTASKDPEVIARGAYLTHAVAHCSACHGPGETVTQHKLAANKDDLRGGYVMKAGPFGTYYPANITPDLETGIGKLSDGQLARIIRHGVSPSGRFDAFMAFAVGPMSDDDLVAVISYLRSIPPIANPTKKDEWGFVAKALASRFSPRMEQSPPYARPGAEASLERGAYLAAGPALCRGCHSPYDAMAGFKLSGVPFSGAGEAEPDGTDPNYEIIAPNLTPGPETGALASMSEDGFLNRMRAGRRHAGSTMPWENFAQMTDADLRSIFRYLKSLPPTRRSVGETRRPAGTKIPG, encoded by the coding sequence GTGCGAAAGATTCTTCGGGCCTTGGTGGCCGTCGTCTTGCTCGTCGTCGTCGGCATTGTCGGCTTCGTTGTCTACGTGAGCCTCACCTACGAGCGTGACTTCAGCGGCGTGCCGCTACCCGCGCTGACGGCGAGCAAGGATCCGGAAGTCATCGCGCGCGGGGCCTACCTGACGCACGCGGTGGCCCACTGCTCGGCCTGTCACGGGCCCGGCGAAACGGTCACGCAGCACAAGCTCGCCGCCAACAAGGACGACCTGCGCGGTGGCTACGTGATGAAGGCCGGCCCCTTTGGGACCTACTATCCGGCCAACATCACGCCGGACTTGGAGACGGGCATTGGCAAGCTCTCCGATGGGCAGCTCGCGCGCATCATTCGGCACGGCGTCAGCCCGAGCGGGCGCTTCGACGCCTTCATGGCTTTTGCGGTCGGTCCAATGTCGGACGACGATCTCGTGGCCGTCATCTCGTACCTCCGGAGCATTCCGCCCATCGCCAACCCCACCAAGAAGGACGAGTGGGGCTTCGTCGCGAAGGCGCTCGCCTCGCGGTTCTCGCCCCGGATGGAGCAGTCGCCGCCCTACGCGCGGCCGGGCGCCGAGGCTAGCCTCGAGCGTGGCGCGTACCTCGCCGCAGGCCCGGCCCTTTGCCGCGGCTGCCACTCTCCCTACGACGCCATGGCGGGCTTCAAGCTGAGCGGCGTGCCGTTTAGCGGCGCCGGCGAAGCGGAGCCCGACGGCACCGATCCGAACTACGAGATCATCGCCCCAAATCTCACGCCCGGCCCTGAGACTGGCGCCCTCGCGTCGATGTCGGAGGACGGCTTTCTCAACCGAATGCGTGCCGGTCGGAGGCACGCGGGCTCGACGATGCCCTGGGAGAACTTCGCTCAAATGACCGACGCCGATCTGCGGAGCATCTTTCGCTACTTGAAATCACTGCCACCAACGCGGCGATCCGTCGGCGAGACGCGGCGGCCGGCGGGGACGAAGATCCCCGGCTGA
- a CDS encoding SH3 domain-containing protein, with translation MLMRSLAVVAALASCSAVAGCASADASDVPEEDDAALTSALTGTLAAGTKLKTTANLNFRSSPEISTNVLRVVPKGTELLAVGGDAQNGFYAVTHGGRTGFASAKHLALATAASPSSGTSAGGTPSAGPASADFRVTYIGDSHSDYGGNAHASFGFLGEHVVERMTASGIPISLFAASASSPNWWFDDTPTQAATWGYTQTSPTPPRRSCSRGGQSGPCVPKLSAILSDHPSLFVIEQGTNLFGRSRADVTNQIKTMLRQIEGKTDACLWLGAPNASTSAHSQESQDELWQLIAEHAGGRCFVMDSRMMPRVDASGVVVHDAQGNLVMDLPLPYGGSDGEHFAAAGAGKWADGVATMIEFIRDKRR, from the coding sequence ATGCTCATGCGCTCGCTCGCGGTGGTCGCCGCGCTGGCCTCTTGCTCGGCGGTCGCCGGCTGCGCGTCCGCGGACGCGTCCGACGTGCCCGAGGAGGACGACGCGGCGCTGACGAGCGCCCTCACCGGCACGCTGGCAGCGGGCACCAAGCTGAAGACGACGGCGAACCTCAATTTTCGCTCGTCGCCCGAGATCAGCACCAACGTGCTCCGCGTTGTGCCCAAGGGGACCGAGCTCCTCGCCGTCGGTGGCGACGCGCAGAACGGGTTCTACGCCGTCACCCACGGCGGACGGACCGGCTTTGCCTCGGCGAAGCACCTGGCGCTCGCGACCGCGGCGAGTCCCTCGAGCGGCACGAGCGCCGGCGGAACACCGAGCGCAGGGCCTGCGTCCGCCGACTTCCGCGTCACGTACATCGGCGATTCGCACAGCGACTACGGTGGCAATGCGCACGCGTCGTTTGGCTTCCTTGGCGAACACGTCGTCGAACGGATGACGGCCTCTGGCATTCCCATCTCGCTCTTCGCGGCGAGCGCCAGCTCTCCGAACTGGTGGTTCGATGACACGCCGACGCAAGCCGCCACCTGGGGTTACACGCAGACGTCGCCGACGCCGCCGCGGCGCTCGTGCTCGCGCGGAGGCCAGTCGGGCCCTTGCGTCCCGAAGCTATCGGCGATCCTGAGCGATCACCCGAGCCTCTTCGTCATCGAGCAGGGGACGAACCTCTTCGGGCGGAGCCGTGCGGACGTGACCAACCAGATCAAGACGATGCTTCGTCAAATCGAGGGCAAGACCGACGCGTGCCTCTGGCTCGGTGCGCCGAACGCGAGCACGAGCGCGCACTCGCAGGAGAGTCAAGACGAGCTGTGGCAGCTCATCGCCGAGCACGCTGGTGGCAGGTGCTTCGTCATGGACAGCCGCATGATGCCGCGCGTCGACGCGTCGGGTGTCGTGGTGCACGACGCGCAAGGCAACCTCGTCATGGATCTGCCGCTGCCCTACGGCGGCAGCGACGGTGAACACTTCGCCGCGGCCGGCGCCGGCAAGTGGGCCGATGGCGTCGCGACGATGATCGAGTTCATTCGCGACAAGCGACGCTGA
- a CDS encoding D-alanyl-D-alanine carboxypeptidase family protein, whose product MQASTLVTSTVALAIVACSSVEGGPGKPAADEATSQDALTQGTSCDTETQPTYSGGQRTGDVEVIRIDGKKITIPTGNAFLKLRELAQEKGIDLVLNSGFRTMAEQEHLYQCYQTGGCNNGNLAARPGYSNHQSGRALDIGTGQRAALNRLIRENGLDWRLTVPSEAWHYEYFGERVSGPLRRPKWRDRAGASRDDASSSPTNTGLAAATRAAAGSAASRDRRARSLAGAARGAVLLADVAAPSGRPRLRAGAVDAPLLPVHERLLVSGQRR is encoded by the coding sequence GTGCAAGCATCCACCCTCGTCACGAGCACCGTCGCCCTCGCCATCGTTGCCTGCAGCAGCGTGGAGGGCGGCCCCGGGAAACCTGCGGCCGATGAGGCCACGAGCCAAGACGCGCTGACGCAGGGCACGAGCTGCGACACGGAGACGCAGCCGACCTATTCGGGCGGCCAGCGCACCGGCGACGTGGAGGTCATTCGCATCGACGGCAAGAAGATCACGATCCCAACAGGCAACGCCTTCTTGAAGCTGCGCGAGCTGGCCCAAGAGAAGGGCATCGACCTGGTGCTCAACAGCGGCTTTCGCACGATGGCGGAGCAGGAGCATCTCTACCAGTGCTACCAAACCGGCGGCTGCAACAACGGCAACCTCGCGGCGAGGCCTGGTTACTCGAACCACCAATCGGGTCGCGCCCTCGACATCGGAACGGGGCAACGCGCCGCGCTCAACCGGCTCATTCGCGAGAACGGACTCGACTGGCGGCTGACGGTGCCTAGCGAGGCGTGGCACTACGAATATTTTGGCGAGCGCGTGAGCGGGCCTTTGCGACGGCCAAAGTGGCGTGACCGTGCCGGCGCCTCGCGCGACGACGCCTCCTCCAGCCCAACCAACACCGGCCTCGCCGCAGCAACCCGCGCAGCCGCCGGCAGCGCCGCCAGCCGCGACCGGCGAGCCCGATCGCTCGCCGGAGCCGCACGCGGGGCCGTGCTTCTCGCCGACGTTGCAGCGCCAAGTGGAAGGCCTCGCCTGCGTGCAGGCGCCGTCGACGCGCCGCTACTACCAGTGCATGAGCGGCTATTGGTATCCGGTCAACGGCGCTGA